Proteins from one Ornithobacterium rhinotracheale genomic window:
- a CDS encoding choice-of-anchor J domain-containing protein: MKKILSLAMIAGTMMGLKGQKIVIQEDFSSGLPETWQVDTDHKYRKWKYKNYKDYHYMNMSAFSGKGKPVANLKTNLYSPIISAEEKGCKLMFSFANAYSNGNPLEVFIVDKNNRLVKSIDSKYFAQFIDNEGRYNNDFKQTQWIDLPELNRDFKINFRYNSKGSISSTIQLSEVDVFCVD, encoded by the coding sequence ATGAAGAAAATTTTATCCCTTGCGATGATTGCGGGAACGATGATGGGCTTGAAAGGACAAAAAATTGTAATTCAAGAAGATTTTTCTAGTGGGCTACCCGAAACTTGGCAAGTAGACACCGATCATAAATACCGAAAATGGAAATACAAGAATTACAAAGATTACCACTATATGAATATGTCGGCTTTTTCGGGTAAAGGAAAGCCTGTGGCTAATCTTAAGACCAATCTTTACTCTCCTATCATTAGCGCTGAGGAAAAAGGCTGTAAATTGATGTTTTCGTTTGCCAATGCCTATAGCAATGGGAATCCGCTTGAGGTTTTTATTGTTGATAAAAATAATCGTTTGGTAAAATCCATAGATTCCAAGTATTTTGCACAATTTATAGATAACGAGGGGCGCTACAACAACGATTTTAAACAAACTCAATGGATAGACCTTCCGGAACTGAATAGGGACTTTAAAATCAATTTTAGATATAATAGCAAGGGTAGCATAAGCTCCACGATTCAGCTGAGCGAGGTAGATGTTTTCTGTGTTGATTAG
- the infB gene encoding translation initiation factor IF-2 — translation MPKSYRLNKVIKELNITVSIAADFLSSKGIEIERNPNTKIEQDIYEVLVKKFQADRKLKEASEEVDINKLKRQEQKEREQQRLQEEKKLEAQKKKEAEKLEKEKKKEAEKIAREAEELARLKKEAEQKAEAEKRQAEEPKEKGAVSPEKEDNELFGRKKLTGLKTVGKIDLSDKKPEKSTKKEKPATPAKPKQEKPIAEEKPKSVEKVAEKNEAPVATEEKPANEESEEPKVIETKYKKLEGVTQVGKIDLSKFEDKKKKDKKEDGDKGAKRKRKRIRKNAKPETANNAGGNNSNRGGGNRRGKKPAKKDVSELTEEEVQKQIKETLEKLTNKGNKKTNKGAKHRREKRKFRREQEEQELQQQADDKVLNVTEFVSVNEIASLMDVSVMEIISACMSLGVMVTMNQRLDANTIELVADEFGFDVNFTDAEIEEAIVDVADDSEEDLQPRAPIVTVMGHVDHGKTSLLDYIREENVIAGESGGITQHIGAYAVQLENGKKITFLDTPGHEAFTAMRARGAQITDIAIIVIAADDQIMPQTEEAISHAQAAGVPMIFAINKIDKPTANPDKVKEQLANMNLLVEEWGGKIQSQDISAKTGQNVEELLEKVLLEAEMLELKANPDREASGTVVEAALDKGRGYVSTIVVQNGTLRVGDYVLAGSNHGKVRAMLNERGTNIKEAGPATPVTILGLDGAPTAGDKFRVFEDEREAKQLASKREQLQREQTIRTQKHITLDEIGRRIALGDFQELNIVLKGDVDGSVEALTDSLQKLSTDEIHVNILHKGVGQITESDVLLASASDAVIIGFNVRPNASARNIAEKEEVEIRTYSIIYDAINEVKEAMEGMLSPELKEEIIGNVEIRQTFKISKVGTIAGCMVLDGKITRNSSVRIIRDGVVVHTGELASLKRYKDDVKEVTKGYECGLNIKNYNDIREGDVIEVYVINEVKKKLK, via the coding sequence ATGCCCAAATCTTACAGACTAAATAAAGTTATTAAAGAGTTAAATATCACTGTTAGTATAGCAGCGGATTTCCTTTCAAGCAAAGGAATAGAAATAGAACGCAATCCAAATACTAAAATTGAACAGGATATTTACGAAGTTTTAGTGAAAAAATTTCAAGCAGACCGCAAACTAAAAGAAGCGTCTGAGGAAGTTGATATCAATAAACTAAAACGCCAAGAACAAAAAGAAAGAGAGCAACAACGCCTACAAGAGGAGAAAAAGCTAGAAGCGCAAAAGAAAAAAGAGGCCGAGAAACTCGAAAAAGAAAAAAAGAAAGAGGCGGAAAAAATAGCACGAGAGGCCGAAGAGCTTGCTCGTTTGAAAAAAGAAGCAGAGCAAAAGGCTGAAGCCGAAAAACGACAAGCTGAAGAGCCTAAGGAAAAAGGAGCGGTTTCGCCTGAAAAAGAAGATAATGAGCTTTTTGGAAGAAAAAAATTAACAGGGCTTAAAACTGTTGGGAAAATAGATTTATCTGATAAAAAGCCAGAAAAATCAACTAAAAAAGAAAAACCAGCCACTCCTGCAAAACCAAAACAAGAGAAGCCTATCGCTGAGGAAAAACCAAAATCTGTTGAAAAAGTAGCCGAAAAAAATGAAGCTCCAGTAGCAACAGAAGAAAAACCAGCCAACGAAGAAAGTGAGGAGCCAAAGGTTATAGAAACCAAATATAAAAAGCTTGAAGGCGTAACACAAGTAGGCAAAATCGATTTATCTAAATTTGAGGATAAAAAGAAAAAAGACAAAAAAGAAGACGGAGATAAAGGAGCTAAGCGTAAAAGAAAAAGAATTCGTAAAAACGCTAAACCTGAAACCGCAAATAATGCTGGTGGAAATAACAGTAATAGAGGTGGAGGAAATCGTAGAGGTAAAAAACCAGCTAAAAAGGATGTTTCTGAACTAACTGAAGAAGAAGTACAAAAGCAAATCAAAGAAACTCTTGAAAAGCTTACCAATAAAGGAAATAAGAAAACCAATAAAGGGGCAAAACACCGTAGAGAGAAAAGAAAATTCCGTAGAGAGCAGGAAGAGCAAGAACTACAGCAACAAGCAGACGATAAGGTGCTAAATGTTACAGAATTCGTTTCTGTAAATGAGATTGCATCTTTGATGGATGTTTCTGTCATGGAAATTATTTCTGCGTGTATGTCGCTTGGTGTTATGGTGACTATGAACCAGCGTTTGGATGCCAACACGATTGAATTGGTAGCAGACGAATTTGGTTTTGATGTAAACTTTACCGATGCCGAAATCGAAGAGGCAATCGTAGATGTAGCAGATGATAGTGAAGAAGACTTACAACCACGCGCGCCAATCGTAACAGTAATGGGGCACGTAGACCACGGTAAAACATCGTTGCTAGACTATATTCGAGAAGAAAATGTAATCGCAGGAGAATCAGGAGGAATCACTCAGCACATTGGAGCTTATGCGGTACAATTAGAAAATGGCAAAAAAATCACATTTTTGGATACTCCAGGTCACGAAGCGTTCACCGCGATGCGTGCCCGTGGTGCCCAAATCACAGATATTGCCATTATCGTAATCGCGGCCGATGATCAAATCATGCCACAGACCGAGGAAGCAATCAGCCACGCACAAGCGGCGGGTGTTCCAATGATTTTCGCCATCAACAAAATTGATAAGCCTACTGCGAATCCAGACAAAGTAAAAGAACAATTAGCCAATATGAATTTATTGGTAGAAGAGTGGGGAGGTAAAATTCAATCACAAGACATTTCAGCCAAAACAGGTCAAAATGTAGAAGAATTGCTAGAAAAAGTACTTCTAGAAGCCGAAATGCTTGAGTTGAAAGCAAACCCAGATCGAGAAGCGAGCGGAACAGTAGTAGAAGCCGCTTTGGATAAAGGTAGAGGATATGTATCAACTATCGTGGTACAAAATGGTACTTTGCGCGTGGGAGATTATGTCCTAGCAGGTAGCAACCACGGTAAAGTAAGAGCAATGCTCAACGAGCGTGGAACCAACATCAAAGAAGCAGGACCAGCAACGCCAGTCACCATCTTAGGTTTGGACGGTGCGCCTACTGCAGGAGATAAATTCCGTGTGTTTGAGGACGAAAGAGAGGCTAAGCAATTAGCAAGCAAGCGTGAGCAATTGCAGCGTGAGCAAACCATCAGAACTCAGAAACACATTACCCTTGATGAGATTGGTCGAAGAATCGCATTGGGAGACTTCCAAGAGCTAAACATTGTATTGAAAGGGGATGTCGATGGTTCAGTAGAAGCGCTTACCGATTCATTACAAAAACTTTCTACCGATGAGATTCATGTAAACATCTTACACAAAGGTGTAGGGCAAATTACAGAATCAGATGTATTGTTGGCTTCGGCATCAGATGCAGTCATCATTGGATTTAATGTAAGACCAAACGCTTCGGCAAGAAACATCGCAGAGAAAGAAGAAGTAGAAATCAGAACATATTCAATTATCTATGATGCCATCAACGAGGTGAAAGAAGCGATGGAAGGTATGCTTTCGCCAGAATTGAAAGAAGAAATCATTGGTAATGTTGAAATTCGCCAAACCTTCAAAATCTCTAAAGTGGGAACTATTGCAGGATGTATGGTATTGGATGGTAAAATCACGAGAAACTCTAGCGTGCGAATCATTCGCGACGGAGTTGTAGTACACACCGGAGAGCTCGCCAGCTTAAAACGCTATAAAGATGATGTGAAAGAAGTAACCAAAGGTTACGAATGTGGATTGAATATTAAAAACTACAACGACATCCGCGAAGGTGATGTTATTGAGGTGTATGTAATCAATGAAGTGAAGAAGAAATTAAAATAA
- the rimP gene encoding ribosome assembly cofactor RimP, whose protein sequence is MMKEKVAQLIKEAVAENPALFLVEWSIDAQNQIQVLVDGDEGLPMEEVVRISRHIEHNLDREAEDFALTVSSPGVDYPLQSERQFKKNIGRLLKVKTESQGEIKARLEEVNEEGITLTWKQREKKPEGKGKHTVEKVEKIPFGDIKKAVVQIEI, encoded by the coding sequence ATGATGAAAGAAAAAGTAGCACAATTAATCAAAGAAGCCGTGGCTGAAAATCCTGCGCTATTCCTCGTAGAATGGAGCATTGACGCTCAAAACCAAATTCAAGTGTTGGTAGATGGCGATGAGGGATTACCCATGGAAGAAGTGGTGCGTATTAGCCGCCACATTGAGCATAATTTGGATCGAGAGGCAGAGGATTTTGCCCTCACGGTGTCGTCGCCAGGAGTAGACTACCCATTGCAGAGCGAAAGACAATTCAAAAAAAACATCGGTAGATTATTGAAAGTGAAAACCGAAAGCCAAGGCGAAATCAAAGCACGCCTTGAAGAGGTGAATGAAGAGGGAATCACACTTACTTGGAAACAGCGAGAAAAGAAACCTGAGGGGAAAGGAAAACACACGGTAGAAAAAGTAGAAAAAATCCCATTTGGGGATATTAAAAAAGCAGTCGTACAAATAGAAATTTAA
- a CDS encoding SusC/RagA family TonB-linked outer membrane protein translates to MRRNLTRLFAIGAFCLSFYAYGQQKPITGRVVDSEGIPVQDAYIYIEGSNEGVYADENGNYTIQAAPGDVIKIEFIGLDSQSIVVGDKSKYNVKLKKGDGAVGLDDLVVVGYGNARDVASVASNVAVVSGESIAKRPSANALDALQGQVSGLQIFTSSGEPSANSSIRLHGIGSISAGNSPLFIVDGMQVGSDVLSSLNDADIENISVLKDASATSIYGSRAANGVIYITTKRGKTGTGVFTIDVQQGFSSLANTKFFDGLMNADELAKFWVETGFKTAQEMETFRKKYPYDTKWSKVYYKDYAPTTKLATSFSGGADKIRYYISGSYLNQDGVAFRSGMKRYTLRTNIDSKLNHWMKIGANIGMMYSKYNSNGWGKNSTNRGLFFLAQPFYSPVDKEGVPYKKIPGWNRYSPQYLAEAFPSDSRNAEINPSGFVEINPFKNLTFRSQGGIYLTLNKAENHRMPSYLGSLNDGTSSVSDFNSIRKSITNTVEYSFKLKDVHSFDVLAGQEYTDYLSESLKGEAGGFTNDNLILLGQGTKNKDVGQGKSEYAYSSFFGRLEYDYNKKYFFNASIRRDGSSRFGADNRFANFWSTGVMWKAKKESFLADVEWLSDLTFKASIGTSGNSDILDSNGYQLNYASLSLIGSNQYVGEPGYRLSNPGNPSLAWEKQTLTTLTANVGLFDRLNLELSVYDRRTSNLLYNVPIPYTTGFSEYLANVGTMQNQGIDIKFDTKIARTKDFFLNSYVNFNYNKDKITELFQGRKYWIIPNTGVGYAVGESIAFLYPIFKGVNPTTGLPEWYLPNENPEDIMNTRKDDNAVTTKFDKSLEQNTGIKRYTPITGGFGLSSGYKGFSLQADFSYALGKHLINNDRFFAENPNTFAGFNQSRVVSDYWKQPGDHTRFPKYDVQFTQFDSRLIEDASFLRLKNVTLSYTLPKKELLDQIKFIDNVKVYAIARNLLTITKYSGSDPEVDSNLSIGSYPNTKQFVFGVELKF, encoded by the coding sequence ATGAGGAGAAATTTAACAAGATTATTCGCCATTGGTGCTTTCTGCTTATCATTCTATGCGTATGGTCAGCAAAAACCAATCACAGGTAGAGTCGTAGACTCGGAGGGGATCCCAGTGCAAGATGCTTACATTTATATTGAGGGGTCTAATGAGGGAGTGTATGCAGATGAGAATGGAAATTATACCATTCAAGCAGCTCCTGGGGATGTCATTAAAATAGAATTTATAGGCTTGGATTCTCAGTCTATAGTCGTGGGGGATAAATCTAAGTACAATGTAAAGCTTAAGAAAGGAGATGGAGCTGTAGGTTTAGATGATTTAGTAGTAGTGGGCTATGGAAATGCAAGAGATGTGGCTTCGGTGGCTAGCAATGTTGCCGTAGTCTCGGGAGAAAGCATTGCTAAACGCCCTTCTGCCAATGCACTAGATGCTTTGCAGGGGCAAGTTTCCGGTTTGCAGATTTTTACATCTAGTGGCGAGCCTTCCGCCAATTCCTCTATTCGATTGCATGGTATAGGTTCAATTAGTGCGGGCAATTCTCCATTGTTTATAGTAGATGGTATGCAGGTGGGGAGCGATGTGCTTTCTAGCCTAAATGATGCTGATATCGAAAATATATCGGTGCTAAAAGATGCTTCTGCAACATCTATTTATGGATCGCGTGCAGCTAATGGGGTAATTTATATTACAACCAAGAGAGGGAAAACGGGAACGGGTGTGTTTACGATAGATGTTCAGCAAGGATTTTCAAGTTTAGCCAATACTAAATTCTTTGATGGATTGATGAATGCGGATGAATTAGCTAAATTTTGGGTAGAAACAGGATTTAAAACTGCTCAAGAAATGGAGACTTTCAGAAAAAAATATCCGTATGATACAAAATGGAGTAAAGTCTACTATAAAGATTATGCGCCAACTACTAAATTAGCCACATCATTTTCTGGTGGTGCAGATAAAATAAGATATTACATCTCGGGTAGCTATTTGAATCAAGATGGTGTAGCTTTTAGATCTGGAATGAAACGTTATACATTAAGAACTAATATTGATTCTAAGCTAAATCATTGGATGAAAATTGGGGCCAACATCGGAATGATGTATAGCAAATATAATAGCAATGGATGGGGTAAAAATAGTACCAATAGAGGATTGTTTTTTCTAGCTCAGCCTTTTTATTCGCCAGTAGACAAAGAAGGAGTACCGTATAAGAAAATTCCAGGCTGGAACCGATACAGCCCACAATATTTAGCGGAAGCTTTCCCTTCTGATTCTCGAAATGCAGAAATTAATCCATCAGGTTTTGTGGAAATCAACCCGTTTAAAAACTTAACATTCCGCTCGCAAGGGGGTATTTACTTAACTTTGAACAAAGCTGAAAATCATAGAATGCCATCATATTTAGGTTCGCTCAATGATGGAACTTCTAGCGTTTCAGATTTCAATTCGATTAGAAAATCAATTACCAATACGGTTGAATATTCATTCAAGCTAAAAGATGTTCATAGCTTTGATGTTTTAGCAGGACAAGAGTATACAGACTATCTATCTGAAAGCTTGAAAGGTGAAGCAGGAGGATTTACAAATGATAATTTGATCCTTTTAGGGCAAGGTACCAAAAATAAAGATGTAGGGCAAGGAAAGTCTGAATACGCTTATAGCTCATTCTTCGGAAGATTGGAGTATGACTATAACAAGAAATATTTCTTTAACGCGTCGATTCGTCGAGATGGCTCTTCTAGATTTGGAGCAGATAATAGATTTGCAAACTTCTGGTCTACTGGGGTAATGTGGAAAGCTAAAAAAGAAAGTTTTTTGGCTGATGTAGAATGGCTAAGCGACTTGACATTCAAAGCAAGTATAGGTACTAGTGGTAACTCAGACATTTTAGATAGTAATGGTTATCAATTAAATTACGCAAGTTTATCATTAATTGGTTCGAATCAATATGTTGGGGAACCAGGTTATAGATTATCAAATCCAGGAAACCCTTCGCTTGCATGGGAAAAACAAACCTTAACTACCCTTACTGCCAATGTAGGGCTATTTGATCGTTTAAACTTAGAATTATCTGTTTACGACAGAAGAACATCAAACCTATTGTATAATGTGCCAATTCCATACACCACAGGTTTCTCTGAATATTTAGCCAATGTGGGTACTATGCAGAACCAGGGTATAGACATTAAATTTGATACCAAAATTGCAAGAACCAAAGATTTCTTCTTGAACTCTTATGTAAACTTCAACTACAACAAGGATAAGATAACCGAACTTTTTCAAGGAAGAAAATACTGGATTATTCCAAATACAGGGGTAGGATATGCTGTAGGAGAGTCTATCGCATTCCTTTATCCAATCTTCAAAGGCGTAAACCCTACAACTGGTTTGCCTGAGTGGTATTTGCCAAATGAAAATCCAGAAGATATTATGAATACTCGTAAAGATGACAATGCGGTAACTACTAAATTTGATAAATCACTAGAACAAAACACAGGAATTAAGCGATATACGCCAATTACTGGAGGTTTTGGATTAAGTTCTGGTTATAAAGGATTTAGCTTGCAAGCTGATTTTTCTTATGCACTAGGAAAACATCTGATCAATAACGACAGATTTTTTGCAGAAAACCCAAATACATTTGCAGGCTTTAATCAAAGTAGAGTTGTATCAGATTATTGGAAGCAGCCAGGAGATCACACTAGATTCCCTAAATACGATGTTCAGTTTACCCAATTCGATTCCCGTTTAATCGAAGATGCTTCCTTCTTGAGACTAAAAAATGTGACTTTAAGCTACACATTGCCTAAAAAAGAATTGCTAGATCAAATAAAATTCATTGACAATGTAAAAGTTTATGCCATTGCAAGAAACTTATTAACGATTACGAAATACTCTGGATCGGATCCAGAAGTTGATTCAAACTTATCGATAGGTAGCTATCCTAATACTAAGCAATTCGTTTTTGGTGTAGAACTAAAATTTTAA
- the folE gene encoding GTP cyclohydrolase I FolE has translation MAHNNLDELYEDMGDGHIPGNHETPLRDDAFAMPDEQKIATIEEHFHQIMQTLGLDMTDDSLKGTPRRVAKMFVKEIFGGLSPERKPKMSTFENKYQYNQMLVEKDIVVYSTCEHHFLPIVGRAHVAYISKGRVVGLSKINRIVDYYAKRPQVQERLTMQIVRAMQEALGTKDVACVIDAKHLCVNSRGIRDIESSTVTAELGGAFKTNPTTRAEFLKYIGMETKFNV, from the coding sequence ATGGCACACAACAACCTAGATGAGTTGTACGAAGATATGGGCGACGGGCACATTCCCGGCAATCACGAAACGCCCCTAAGAGACGATGCTTTTGCTATGCCAGATGAGCAAAAAATCGCCACTATCGAAGAACATTTTCACCAAATCATGCAGACACTTGGGCTTGATATGACGGATGATAGCTTGAAGGGTACGCCACGCCGTGTAGCAAAAATGTTTGTAAAAGAGATTTTTGGCGGATTAAGCCCAGAACGCAAACCTAAAATGTCTACTTTTGAAAACAAGTACCAATACAACCAAATGCTTGTAGAGAAAGACATTGTGGTATATTCTACTTGTGAACACCACTTTTTACCTATCGTAGGGCGTGCACATGTGGCATATATCTCTAAAGGTCGCGTGGTGGGGCTCTCTAAAATCAACCGCATAGTGGACTACTACGCCAAGCGCCCACAAGTGCAGGAACGCCTCACAATGCAAATCGTGCGCGCTATGCAAGAGGCGCTCGGTACCAAAGATGTCGCCTGCGTGATAGATGCCAAACACCTATGTGTAAACTCCCGCGGAATACGCGATATAGAAAGCAGCACCGTAACGGCAGAGCTGGGCGGCGCCTTTAAAACCAACCCTACCACCCGCGCGGAATTCCTTAAATATATAGGAATGGAAACGAAATTTAATGTTTAA
- a CDS encoding RagB/SusD family nutrient uptake outer membrane protein, with product MKKIKLILSSIFVSSILLTSCTDELDKKPYTQLSREIAFESMTDAQQWVNGMYGSLRGIIYGKNMYATDVQADQLNATIEYGNREGEMHKWTPLQSDDYTIRDVWAGNYQLIANINVAINGIEKYQTDNEKEKAELKRMLGELHAGRAYAFHQLVRKYAKPYKAATAEKDLGIPILTEFDIKALPPRSSLKDTYEKILSDIEIAKENLAETTSAPMDKYFTIEFVNALEARVKLFKEDWAGAKTAAEKVINSNKFSLAQGKEGLESMFVHDNSPEIIFQCKVSAPDELASTNGVYLGFQGDTKKYTPDFIPTQAIVDLYADQDARKSVYFKEVTATLGGSDYQIKVVNKFPGNPVLFTAANTNYQQAPKAFRLAEMYLIAAEASIKSGGDAAKYLTALRKARGLDAGGTSLEDLKNERTRELAFEGFRLDDLKRWGDPIERKNPQNLECIMKNPASDYYGLKKKSDDYKAVWALPSHDITTNNKLVQNSGW from the coding sequence ATGAAAAAAATAAAATTAATATTATCTAGTATTTTCGTTTCATCAATACTACTCACTTCGTGTACAGATGAATTAGACAAAAAACCATACACTCAGCTATCAAGAGAAATCGCTTTTGAATCTATGACTGATGCTCAACAATGGGTAAATGGAATGTATGGAAGCTTAAGAGGAATCATCTACGGTAAAAATATGTATGCGACCGATGTTCAGGCCGATCAATTGAATGCTACAATCGAATACGGAAACCGTGAGGGAGAAATGCACAAATGGACTCCGCTACAATCAGATGATTATACCATCAGAGATGTTTGGGCAGGTAATTACCAATTAATCGCTAACATCAATGTCGCTATCAACGGGATTGAGAAATACCAAACAGATAACGAAAAAGAAAAAGCAGAATTGAAAAGAATGTTGGGAGAACTACACGCAGGTAGAGCCTATGCTTTTCACCAATTAGTAAGAAAATACGCTAAGCCATACAAAGCAGCAACAGCAGAAAAAGATTTAGGAATTCCAATTTTAACGGAATTTGATATCAAAGCCTTGCCACCACGTTCATCTTTAAAAGATACTTACGAGAAAATCTTAAGCGATATAGAGATTGCTAAAGAAAATTTAGCAGAAACCACAAGCGCTCCGATGGATAAATATTTTACCATTGAATTTGTAAATGCACTAGAAGCTAGAGTTAAATTATTTAAAGAAGATTGGGCCGGAGCAAAAACTGCCGCAGAGAAAGTTATAAATTCAAATAAATTTTCGCTAGCTCAAGGAAAAGAAGGACTTGAGAGTATGTTTGTACATGATAATTCTCCAGAAATCATTTTCCAATGCAAAGTTTCAGCTCCCGATGAGCTAGCATCTACCAATGGAGTGTACTTAGGCTTTCAAGGAGACACCAAAAAGTATACGCCAGATTTTATCCCAACACAAGCCATTGTGGATTTGTACGCAGATCAAGACGCACGCAAATCGGTTTATTTCAAAGAAGTTACAGCAACATTGGGTGGCAGCGATTACCAAATAAAAGTAGTAAACAAATTTCCTGGAAATCCAGTTTTGTTCACAGCTGCAAACACCAATTACCAGCAAGCGCCGAAAGCCTTTAGGCTTGCTGAAATGTATTTGATTGCTGCCGAAGCATCTATTAAAAGTGGTGGAGACGCTGCAAAATATTTGACTGCATTGCGTAAAGCAAGAGGCTTAGATGCAGGAGGAACATCATTGGAAGATCTAAAAAACGAAAGAACTCGAGAATTGGCTTTTGAGGGATTCAGACTAGATGATTTAAAAAGATGGGGAGACCCTATAGAAAGAAAGAATCCTCAAAACTTGGAGTGTATCATGAAAAATCCAGCATCTGACTATTATGGTTTAAAAAAGAAAAGTGATGATTATAAAGCAGTATGGGCTCTGCCATCTCATGACATCACAACAAACAACAAATTGGTGCAAAATAGTGGATGGTAA
- the nusA gene encoding transcription termination factor NusA: MDNQAFIESFAEFKDEKNINRATLMAILEDSLKLVLRRKYGTDENFDVIVNPDQGDLQIFHNRVVVEDEELEDENAEISLSDAQKIDPDYEVGEEVSEEIFIKDLGRRNILTLSQHLKGKVIEHDNANIYEKFKDLEGEIVSGEVHHIRKTHVIIVDDEQNEMMLPKEQQIPSDYFKKGETIRAVVHKVELRGNKPQVIVSRTANAFMERLFEQEIPEIFDGLITIKKVAREPGDKAKIAVESYDDRIDPVGACVGMRGSRIHAIVRELRNENIDVVNYTSNLELFVQRALSPAHVNRVEIDEAKNKVSAFVEAEEVSKAIGARGVNVRLASKLIGMEIDVFRDGLQDEDVELTEFNDEIEQYIIDEFKKIGLDTAKSVLERDVKDLVERVDLEEETILHVIEILKEEFKD, from the coding sequence ATGGACAATCAGGCATTTATAGAATCTTTTGCTGAGTTCAAAGACGAAAAAAATATAAACCGAGCAACTTTGATGGCGATTCTGGAGGATTCGCTGAAATTAGTATTGAGAAGAAAATATGGCACCGATGAGAATTTTGATGTCATAGTGAATCCAGATCAGGGCGATTTACAAATTTTCCATAATCGTGTAGTGGTGGAAGATGAAGAATTAGAGGATGAAAACGCTGAAATTTCTTTGTCCGATGCACAGAAAATTGATCCAGATTATGAAGTGGGAGAAGAAGTGTCGGAGGAAATCTTTATCAAAGATTTAGGAAGAAGAAATATATTGACACTTAGCCAGCATCTTAAAGGAAAAGTGATAGAGCACGACAATGCTAATATTTATGAAAAATTTAAAGATTTAGAAGGCGAAATCGTAAGTGGTGAAGTACATCATATTAGAAAAACTCATGTTATCATTGTAGATGATGAGCAAAACGAAATGATGTTGCCGAAAGAACAGCAAATCCCGTCCGACTATTTTAAGAAAGGTGAAACCATTCGAGCCGTTGTACATAAAGTTGAGTTGAGAGGAAATAAACCACAAGTGATTGTTTCAAGAACTGCCAATGCTTTTATGGAAAGGCTATTTGAACAAGAAATTCCTGAGATTTTTGATGGTTTAATTACCATTAAGAAGGTAGCGCGTGAGCCAGGCGACAAAGCTAAAATTGCTGTAGAATCTTACGACGATAGAATCGACCCAGTAGGAGCTTGTGTGGGAATGAGAGGTTCAAGAATCCATGCGATTGTGCGTGAGTTGAGAAACGAAAACATTGATGTAGTGAATTATACATCAAACTTAGAACTATTTGTTCAGAGAGCGCTTTCGCCAGCACATGTAAACCGAGTGGAAATAGATGAAGCTAAAAATAAAGTATCTGCCTTTGTAGAAGCAGAAGAGGTGTCTAAAGCCATTGGAGCAAGAGGCGTAAATGTTCGTTTAGCATCTAAACTGATTGGAATGGAAATAGATGTGTTCCGTGATGGATTACAAGATGAGGATGTAGAACTTACAGAATTTAACGATGAAATCGAACAATACATTATCGATGAATTCAAAAAAATTGGACTAGATACCGCCAAAAGCGTACTTGAACGAGATGTTAAAGACCTTGTTGAGCGTGTAGATTTAGAAGAAGAGACCATTTTACACGTTATCGAAATCCTTAAAGAAGAATTTAAGGACTGA